TGGAGCAGGCTTAGTACGGTAACGTTTTTCTCTCCGCGCTCCACGCTGCCGATATAGGTGCGATGTAAATCGGCTTTTTCGGCGAGGCCTTCCTGGCTCAAGTTAGCTGCGGTGCGGAGGACGCGAATTGCCAAACCTACCGCCATAAGATAT
This region of Candidatus Abyssobacteria bacterium SURF_5 genomic DNA includes:
- a CDS encoding XRE family transcriptional regulator; the encoded protein is MRRLPRDQKYLMAVGLAIRVLRTAANLSQEGLAEKADLHRTYIGSVERGEKNVTVLSLLHIAKALKITPAAILSKAEQILKNDTRIRSRKK